One stretch of Comamonas testosteroni DNA includes these proteins:
- a CDS encoding ArsR/SmtB family transcription factor, which produces MQEAQVIRSLSALAHEARLRVFRALVVAGPEGLTPSALAQQLGIAPNALSFHLKELFHAELVSQERQGRNVLYRAAFPVMNGLLAYLTENCCQGAACTPDAVALCQC; this is translated from the coding sequence ATGCAAGAAGCCCAAGTTATCCGTTCCCTCTCAGCTTTGGCCCATGAAGCACGCCTGCGCGTTTTTCGTGCGTTGGTGGTTGCAGGACCTGAAGGCCTGACTCCCAGTGCATTGGCGCAGCAGCTGGGTATTGCCCCCAATGCACTGTCGTTTCACCTAAAGGAACTGTTCCATGCCGAACTCGTGAGTCAAGAGCGGCAGGGCCGAAATGTGCTATATCGTGCTGCATTTCCCGTCATGAATGGTCTGCTCGCATATCTCACCGAGAACTGCTGCCAGGGAGCTGCCTGCACTCCAGACGCCGTGGCTTTGTGCCAGTGCTGA
- a CDS encoding arsenic transporter produces MLTAILIFIFTLTLVIWQPRGLGIGWSASIGAGIALLLGVVHFADIPVVWHIVWNATATFVAIIITSLLLDEAGFFEWAALHFARWGGGSGVKLFAFIVLLGAAVSALFANDGAALILTPIVMAMLVALGFSPAATLAFVMAAGFIADTASLPLIVSNLVNIVSADFFKIGFNDYASVMVPVNFASVLASLGVLLLLFRRDIPASYDVAQLKQPSAAIKDLATFRAGWVVLVLLLIGFFVLEPLGVPVSAVATMGAAILLAVAARGHVISIRKVLHGAPWQIVVFSLGMYLVVYGLRNAGLTDYIAVLLNQFAAGGVWTASLGTGVLSAVLSSIMNNMPTVLIGALSIDASTASDAVKEAMVYANVIGCDLGPKITPIGSLATLLWLHVLGKKGTTIGWGYYLKVGAVLTLPVLLITLSALAFRLSVAS; encoded by the coding sequence ATGTTGACGGCCATTCTGATTTTCATCTTCACACTGACGCTGGTCATCTGGCAACCGCGCGGCCTTGGCATTGGCTGGAGTGCCTCTATCGGGGCCGGTATCGCGCTGCTGCTGGGGGTCGTGCACTTCGCTGATATTCCGGTGGTCTGGCATATTGTCTGGAATGCCACGGCGACCTTTGTCGCCATCATCATCACCAGCCTTTTGCTGGATGAGGCCGGTTTCTTCGAGTGGGCCGCATTGCACTTTGCCCGCTGGGGTGGTGGCAGCGGCGTCAAGCTGTTTGCGTTCATTGTGCTGCTGGGTGCCGCCGTATCAGCCCTCTTTGCCAATGACGGAGCGGCCCTGATTCTCACGCCAATCGTGATGGCCATGCTGGTAGCGCTGGGCTTTTCTCCGGCGGCAACACTGGCGTTTGTCATGGCCGCCGGGTTTATTGCCGACACTGCGAGCTTGCCGCTGATCGTCTCCAACCTGGTGAATATCGTGTCCGCCGACTTTTTCAAGATTGGCTTCAACGACTATGCGTCCGTGATGGTGCCGGTCAACTTTGCCTCCGTTCTGGCCAGCCTCGGGGTTCTGCTGCTGCTTTTCCGGCGCGATATTCCTGCTTCCTACGACGTGGCCCAGCTGAAGCAGCCATCGGCTGCAATCAAAGACCTGGCCACGTTCCGGGCTGGCTGGGTCGTGTTGGTCTTGCTTCTGATTGGCTTTTTTGTTCTGGAGCCCCTGGGCGTGCCCGTCAGTGCCGTGGCGACCATGGGGGCAGCGATCTTGCTGGCTGTGGCCGCGCGTGGTCATGTCATCAGCATCAGGAAGGTGCTCCATGGCGCTCCTTGGCAGATCGTGGTGTTCTCGCTGGGTATGTATCTGGTGGTCTATGGGTTGCGCAACGCGGGCCTCACGGATTACATCGCTGTGTTGCTGAATCAGTTTGCAGCCGGTGGCGTGTGGACCGCATCGCTGGGCACCGGCGTGTTGTCTGCGGTGCTGTCCTCGATCATGAACAACATGCCCACGGTCTTGATCGGGGCCCTGTCCATCGATGCGTCCACAGCCAGCGACGCTGTCAAGGAGGCCATGGTGTACGCCAATGTGATCGGCTGCGATCTGGGTCCCAAGATCACGCCGATTGGCAGCTTGGCCACCTTGCTGTGGCTGCATGTGCTGGGCAAGAAAGGCACAACGATTGGTTGGGGCTACTACCTCAAAGTCGGCGCGGTACTGACTCTGCCCGTGCTGCTAATCACCCTTTCCGCCCTGGCCTTTCGGCTCAGCGTGGCGTCATGA
- the arsC gene encoding arsenate reductase (glutaredoxin) (This arsenate reductase requires both glutathione and glutaredoxin to convert arsenate to arsenite, after which the efflux transporter formed by ArsA and ArsB can extrude the arsenite from the cell, providing resistance.), whose translation MSDITIYHNPACGTSRNVLALIRNSGAEPTVIEYLKTPPDRATLVGLIQAMDMPVRDVLRQKGTPYDELGLGEPEWTDEQLIDFMLQHPILINRPIVVTPLGTRLCRPSEAVLDILPQPQQAAFSKEDGEAVIDSKGNRIGKL comes from the coding sequence ATGAGCGACATCACGATTTACCACAACCCTGCTTGCGGCACCTCCCGCAATGTCCTGGCCCTGATCCGCAACAGCGGGGCGGAGCCCACGGTCATCGAATACCTCAAGACGCCACCTGATCGCGCCACCCTGGTGGGCCTGATCCAAGCCATGGACATGCCGGTACGCGACGTGTTGCGTCAAAAAGGTACACCCTATGACGAACTTGGCTTGGGCGAGCCTGAATGGACGGACGAGCAATTGATTGATTTCATGCTCCAGCATCCCATCCTGATCAATCGGCCGATAGTGGTCACACCTCTGGGAACCCGCTTGTGCCGTCCCTCGGAAGCCGTGCTGGACATCCTGCCGCAGCCTCAACAGGCCGCCTTCTCCAAGGAGGACGGCGAAGCCGTTATTGACTCGAAAGGAAACCGAATTGGCAAGCTCTGA
- the arsH gene encoding arsenical resistance protein ArsH, whose translation MASSDLPNLDEQAFEKPILEGLLPAQRATHAPRILLLYGSVRDRSYSRLLTEEAARLLRKMGAETRIFDPRGLPQPDGAPDDHPKVRELRELAQWAEGMVWTSPERHGAMTSVLKAQIDWIPLSVGAVRPTQGKTLAVMQVSGGSQSFNAVNQMRVLGRWMRMITIPNQSSVAKAFAEFDEAGRMKPSSYYERVVDVMEELVKFTLLTRDCSDYLVDRYSERRESAEELSKRVNQRSI comes from the coding sequence TTGGCAAGCTCTGATCTACCGAACCTCGACGAACAAGCCTTTGAAAAACCCATCCTGGAAGGCCTGTTGCCTGCACAGCGTGCGACGCACGCGCCGCGCATTCTGCTGCTGTATGGCTCGGTTCGCGACCGCTCCTATAGCCGGCTGCTGACCGAAGAGGCGGCGCGACTGCTGCGCAAGATGGGGGCAGAGACCAGGATTTTCGATCCGCGTGGCCTGCCGCAACCCGATGGTGCCCCTGACGATCACCCGAAGGTCAGGGAGCTGCGCGAGCTGGCCCAGTGGGCGGAGGGTATGGTGTGGACCTCTCCGGAGCGTCACGGTGCCATGACCAGCGTTCTCAAAGCGCAGATTGACTGGATTCCTTTGTCTGTCGGAGCTGTGCGGCCGACACAAGGCAAGACACTCGCAGTGATGCAAGTCTCGGGGGGCTCGCAGTCCTTCAATGCGGTCAACCAGATGCGCGTACTGGGCCGCTGGATGCGCATGATCACCATCCCCAATCAGTCGTCCGTTGCCAAGGCATTTGCCGAGTTCGACGAGGCTGGCCGGATGAAGCCATCTTCGTATTACGAGAGGGTGGTGGACGTGATGGAAGAGCTGGTCAAGTTCACGCTGCTGACGCGAGACTGTTCGGACTACCTGGTGGATCGCTACAGCGAGCGCCGTGAAAGCGCCGAAGAACTGTCCAAACGGGTCAATCAACGCAGCATTTAA
- a CDS encoding ArsO family NAD(P)H-dependent flavin-containing monooxygenase, with product MSFHDVIIVGAGQAGLSVAYFLRRTNLSVLVLDAEDAGGGAWQHGWDSLRLFSPASWSSIAGWPMPASGEQYPGRDHVVDYLRKYEKRYELKIERPVRVTGIETTEQGFQVNARARTWHSRAVVLATGTWRNPFVPNAEDLTSFKGQQLHSAQYVSPEPFKGKRVMVVGGGNSGAQILAEVSHVAESTTWVTLEPPAFLPDEVDGRVLFERATARWQALQEGKDPENLPGGFGDIVMVPPVLDARQRGVLHSVGSFEKLTADGAQWGDGSTKSFDAIIWCTGFRPALQPLETLGVVNEFRVAVDGTQVRGVPGLWLVGYGEWTGPASATLIGVMRTARSTASEIAQYLSD from the coding sequence ATGTCTTTCCATGACGTCATCATTGTTGGAGCGGGTCAGGCAGGCCTATCGGTGGCGTATTTCCTGCGCCGAACCAATCTGTCTGTGTTAGTGCTGGATGCCGAGGACGCTGGTGGTGGAGCCTGGCAGCATGGATGGGATTCGCTGAGGCTTTTTTCTCCCGCCTCGTGGAGTTCCATCGCGGGATGGCCGATGCCTGCCTCAGGTGAGCAGTATCCAGGTCGTGACCATGTGGTCGACTATCTTCGCAAGTACGAAAAACGCTATGAACTCAAGATCGAGAGGCCGGTTCGTGTTACGGGTATTGAAACCACTGAGCAAGGTTTCCAGGTCAATGCTCGAGCGAGAACCTGGCATTCGCGTGCAGTTGTATTGGCCACGGGAACATGGCGAAATCCCTTTGTCCCCAACGCTGAGGATTTGACGTCCTTCAAGGGACAACAGTTGCACTCGGCTCAGTACGTGTCTCCTGAACCGTTCAAAGGCAAGAGGGTGATGGTGGTCGGTGGAGGAAACTCCGGCGCTCAGATCCTGGCGGAGGTCTCGCATGTCGCGGAGTCCACGACCTGGGTCACGTTGGAGCCACCGGCCTTTCTACCGGATGAGGTCGATGGGCGAGTGCTTTTCGAGAGGGCCACCGCACGCTGGCAGGCCCTGCAGGAGGGTAAAGATCCAGAGAACCTGCCAGGTGGCTTTGGCGATATCGTGATGGTCCCCCCTGTCCTTGATGCACGCCAGCGCGGCGTGCTGCATTCTGTCGGCTCATTTGAGAAGCTCACGGCGGACGGGGCTCAATGGGGCGACGGAAGTACCAAGTCCTTCGACGCGATCATTTGGTGTACAGGCTTCAGGCCAGCGTTGCAGCCTCTGGAGACTCTTGGCGTTGTCAACGAATTCAGAGTCGCGGTAGATGGCACACAGGTGCGTGGAGTCCCTGGTTTATGGCTGGTAGGCTATGGAGAGTGGACGGGGCCAGCGTCTGCGACGCTCATTGGAGTCATGCGCACAGCTCGTAGCACAGCAAGCGAAATTGCTCAGTACCTATCCGATTGA
- a CDS encoding M14 family zinc carboxypeptidase produces the protein MVEGVKSPSTQTPEGLQSPILQPFCFFQLQHRCALTADRKPADLIWVPDVRSLGFRSWHVLFICVELMTFLTKPVFSHAKRTQSVWTQSMLKLTTVGSAVLLTACANVQLPPWAGMSGPATAPAPSAASSPAAPSVISQAVDPTPQLTALPYNPAIESRFTDPTTLYDTPGLGNGRQHFSTQTEISTWLQSVSSKAGNGSQLSIITIGTSQRGLPIQALIATQGQNTQATTINSSGKPTVLLVGGQRGDEPASTEALLVVARELSQGGLLAPLLQQTNIIIVPRANPDAAGTASHVTADGTDLVHDHLLLSTPEAQALARLTRNYRPAAVIDLREFAAAGTLLLKFQAVQRYDVLMQPAATANAHEFVNKAAREWFSQPIRNALKQAELSNEWFFQPSAQPEDKSMSMAGLAADTLANTSSLKNSVALLIASRGSDLGRLHIQRRVHSLVTAATAALRATAEKSKNLKQVESFVSRDISALACRNTLTIQAKQTPEQRTIRMLQAESGQEIEARVDWNSSLNIKPEQSRPRPCGYWLSADSGRAVDRLRLQGVQVMQIAESGQMLAENYTPSRTGSNTPVLTRGAIEAPMGSYYITLNQAKAHLATAALEPDTPFSYVSKSLITAPTDIARVVAAPSVVFEEEMD, from the coding sequence ATGGTTGAAGGTGTGAAATCACCTTCAACCCAAACTCCTGAAGGGCTGCAATCTCCAATATTGCAGCCCTTCTGTTTTTTCCAGCTGCAGCATCGCTGCGCGCTGACAGCCGACCGCAAGCCAGCCGACCTAATATGGGTTCCAGATGTGCGAAGCTTGGGCTTTCGCTCTTGGCATGTTCTTTTTATCTGCGTTGAACTTATGACATTTCTTACCAAGCCTGTTTTCTCTCATGCCAAGCGCACGCAGTCCGTCTGGACCCAAAGCATGCTCAAGCTGACGACAGTGGGCTCGGCAGTGCTGTTGACGGCCTGTGCAAATGTGCAACTGCCGCCCTGGGCTGGCATGTCAGGCCCTGCAACGGCCCCAGCCCCCTCCGCAGCAAGCTCTCCTGCTGCCCCTTCGGTGATCAGCCAGGCGGTTGACCCTACGCCACAGCTGACGGCCCTGCCCTATAACCCGGCCATCGAGTCTCGCTTTACCGACCCCACCACTCTTTATGACACTCCAGGTCTGGGCAATGGGCGACAGCATTTCAGCACGCAGACAGAAATTTCTACGTGGTTGCAATCAGTGAGCAGCAAGGCCGGTAACGGCTCGCAACTGTCCATCATTACTATCGGCACCTCTCAAAGAGGACTGCCGATTCAAGCGCTTATTGCGACTCAGGGCCAGAACACCCAGGCAACAACCATCAACAGCAGCGGCAAACCCACCGTGCTCTTGGTCGGCGGCCAACGTGGCGACGAACCTGCCAGCACTGAGGCCCTGTTGGTCGTCGCTCGTGAACTGAGCCAGGGCGGCCTGCTGGCGCCCTTGCTGCAGCAGACCAATATCATCATCGTACCCCGGGCCAATCCTGATGCGGCAGGCACGGCCAGCCACGTCACAGCAGACGGCACAGACCTCGTTCACGATCATCTGCTGTTGAGCACTCCGGAAGCACAGGCCCTCGCCCGCCTGACCCGTAACTACCGGCCTGCAGCTGTGATTGATCTACGTGAATTTGCAGCAGCTGGCACGTTGCTGCTGAAATTTCAGGCCGTGCAGCGCTACGACGTGCTAATGCAACCCGCTGCCACGGCCAATGCACACGAATTTGTCAACAAGGCAGCGCGAGAGTGGTTCAGTCAACCCATACGCAATGCGCTCAAGCAGGCAGAGCTCAGCAATGAATGGTTTTTCCAGCCCAGTGCTCAGCCTGAGGACAAATCAATGTCCATGGCCGGTTTGGCTGCCGACACTCTGGCCAACACCAGCAGCCTCAAAAACTCTGTCGCTCTGCTGATAGCCAGCCGCGGCTCCGATCTGGGGCGCCTGCACATTCAGCGCCGCGTGCACAGCCTGGTCACTGCGGCAACGGCAGCACTGCGAGCCACGGCCGAGAAATCAAAAAACCTGAAGCAGGTCGAATCCTTTGTGTCACGCGACATTTCCGCGCTCGCTTGCCGCAACACCCTGACCATCCAGGCCAAACAAACACCTGAGCAGCGCACCATCCGCATGCTGCAGGCCGAATCCGGACAGGAAATCGAAGCCCGTGTAGACTGGAACTCATCGCTGAACATAAAGCCCGAACAAAGCCGCCCCCGCCCATGCGGTTACTGGCTGTCGGCTGACTCCGGGCGAGCCGTCGACCGTTTGCGCCTGCAGGGAGTGCAAGTCATGCAGATTGCAGAATCTGGTCAGATGCTGGCAGAAAACTACACCCCATCCCGTACCGGCAGCAACACCCCTGTGCTGACGCGTGGCGCCATTGAAGCGCCGATGGGCAGCTACTACATCACCCTCAACCAGGCAAAAGCGCATTTGGCGACTGCAGCCCTTGAGCCTGACACACCCTTCAGCTATGTAAGCAAAAGCCTGATTACTGCCCCTACGGACATTGCACGCGTCGTCGCCGCACCATCGGTCGTTTTTGAAGAAGAGATGGATTGA
- a CDS encoding DEAD/DEAH box helicase yields MTFEELNLAPAILKAVKEQGYESPTPIQAQAIPLVLAGHDLLAGAQTGTGKTAAFTLPMLQRLASGTAPKNKFGGKGIRTLVLTPTRELAAQVEENLRSYAKYLDITSTVIFGGVGMKPQIARIEKGVDVLVATPGRLLDLAGQGFMDLSTVEMLILDEADRMLDMGFIHDVKKVLALVPKDKQSLLFSATFSDEIRELANGLLRNPQSIQVTPRNTTVQRIKQVIHPVGRGKKKQVLLHIIQENNWSQVLVFTRTKFGANNVAEYLTKNGVSAMALHGNKSQSARTQALEGFKTGELRALVATDIAARGIDIDELPNVVNYEIPNISEDYVHRIGRTGRAGREGNAVSLVCMDEEGFMMDIERFTKQEIPVQPIEGFGPEEGEIAEPIAMGRQTLWGGAGKPPSRDVMQAAAKAARQEMMERIRSNKTPNGGRGGRRPAADAQQGEAEGEAQQRPARQHKPRSNSRVNSQRGQGQQAVERSERNPDRSTERQGERSNSFGQSDRAPRPQGNSDQQRAPKRGGARQFGDRERGNRYDDQPPRADAHLGTQQGHARHNGARGSNGGGQPDPMRTSVDSMADRGRRGGFGGGRGGFGGGNRGGNRGGFGGGYGR; encoded by the coding sequence ATGACATTTGAAGAACTGAATCTGGCACCCGCCATTCTGAAGGCCGTAAAAGAACAGGGTTATGAAAGCCCGACTCCCATTCAGGCACAGGCAATTCCTCTGGTTCTTGCCGGGCACGACCTGCTGGCTGGCGCTCAGACCGGCACCGGCAAGACAGCCGCCTTCACGCTGCCCATGCTGCAGCGCCTGGCAAGCGGCACAGCACCCAAGAACAAGTTTGGCGGCAAGGGCATCCGCACGCTGGTGCTGACCCCTACCCGCGAACTGGCGGCCCAGGTGGAAGAAAACCTGCGCAGCTATGCCAAATATCTGGACATTACCTCCACCGTGATTTTTGGCGGTGTCGGTATGAAGCCACAGATCGCCCGCATCGAGAAGGGCGTCGACGTCCTGGTTGCCACGCCCGGTCGTCTGCTGGACCTGGCCGGTCAAGGCTTCATGGACCTGTCCACCGTCGAGATGCTGATCCTGGACGAGGCCGACCGCATGCTGGACATGGGCTTCATCCATGACGTCAAGAAGGTTCTGGCTCTGGTGCCCAAGGACAAGCAAAGCCTGCTGTTCTCTGCCACCTTCAGCGATGAAATTCGCGAGCTGGCCAATGGCCTGCTGCGCAACCCCCAATCCATCCAGGTCACACCGCGCAACACCACCGTCCAGCGTATCAAGCAGGTCATCCACCCCGTGGGGCGTGGCAAGAAAAAGCAGGTGCTGCTGCACATCATCCAGGAAAACAACTGGAGTCAGGTGCTGGTGTTCACCCGCACCAAGTTTGGTGCCAACAATGTGGCCGAGTACCTGACCAAGAACGGCGTTTCCGCCATGGCTTTGCACGGCAACAAGAGCCAGAGCGCCCGTACCCAAGCCCTGGAAGGCTTCAAAACGGGCGAGCTGCGCGCGCTGGTGGCAACAGATATCGCGGCACGCGGCATCGACATTGACGAGCTGCCCAACGTGGTGAACTACGAGATCCCCAATATCTCGGAAGACTATGTGCACCGTATCGGCCGAACCGGCCGCGCCGGCCGCGAAGGCAACGCAGTCAGCCTGGTCTGCATGGACGAAGAAGGCTTCATGATGGATATCGAACGCTTTACCAAGCAGGAGATTCCGGTGCAGCCCATCGAAGGCTTTGGTCCTGAGGAAGGCGAAATCGCCGAGCCCATCGCCATGGGCCGACAGACGCTGTGGGGTGGCGCTGGCAAGCCCCCCAGCCGCGATGTGATGCAGGCAGCTGCCAAGGCGGCCCGCCAGGAAATGATGGAGCGTATCCGCTCCAACAAGACGCCCAATGGCGGCCGCGGTGGTCGCCGTCCTGCTGCAGATGCCCAGCAAGGCGAAGCAGAAGGTGAAGCACAGCAACGCCCCGCACGCCAGCACAAGCCCCGCAGCAACAGCCGCGTCAACAGCCAGCGCGGCCAGGGCCAGCAAGCGGTGGAACGTAGCGAACGCAACCCCGATCGCAGCACCGAGCGCCAAGGCGAGCGCAGTAACTCGTTCGGCCAAAGCGACCGCGCTCCACGCCCGCAAGGCAATAGCGATCAACAGCGAGCCCCCAAGCGCGGCGGTGCCCGCCAGTTCGGTGATCGCGAGCGCGGCAATCGCTACGACGATCAACCCCCCCGTGCCGATGCGCACCTGGGTACACAGCAAGGCCACGCCCGCCACAACGGCGCGCGCGGCAGCAACGGTGGTGGCCAGCCCGACCCCATGCGCACCAGCGTGGACAGCATGGCTGACCGTGGCCGCCGTGGTGGCTTTGGCGGCGGTCGTGGTGGCTTTGGCGGAGGCAATCGCGGCGGCAACCGTGGAGGCTTTGGCGGCGGTTACGGCCGTTAA
- the ettA gene encoding energy-dependent translational throttle protein EttA, protein MAQYVFSMNQLTKTVPPKRQILKGISLSFFPGAKIGVLGLNGSGKSSLLKIMAGVDKEYEGEAIPMQGLSIGYLPQEPQLNPEHTVRQAVEEAMAEVNNAKARLEEVYAAYAEEDADFDALAAEQGELEAIIAAAGTDSEHQLEIAADALRLPAWDAIVGQLSGGEKRRVALCKLLLSKPDMLLLDEPTNHLDAESVDWLEQFLHRFSGTVVAITHDRYFLDNAAEWILELDRGHGIPYKGNYSDWLIQKGNRLEAEQKGEEARAKALKKELEWVRQNAKGRQAKSKARIARFEELSDYEYQQRNETQEIFIPVAERLGSKVIEFTNVSKSFGDRMLIDNLSMNIPAGAIVGIIGPNGAGKSTLFKLIAGKEQPDSGTVDIGQTVKMAFVDQHRDELANEKTVWEDISGGLDMITVGKFTMASRAYAGRFNFNGQDQQKKVGNLSGGERGRLHLAKTLIQGGNVLLLDEPSNDLDVETLRALEDALLEYAGTVMVISHDRWFLDRIATHILAAEGDSQWVFFDGNYQEYEADKKKRLGEEGAAPKRMRYKALK, encoded by the coding sequence ATGGCTCAATACGTTTTTTCGATGAATCAGCTGACCAAGACGGTGCCGCCCAAGCGCCAGATCTTGAAAGGCATTTCCCTGAGTTTCTTCCCCGGCGCCAAGATCGGCGTGCTGGGTCTGAACGGCTCGGGCAAGTCTTCGCTGTTGAAGATCATGGCCGGTGTGGACAAGGAGTATGAGGGCGAAGCCATCCCAATGCAGGGCCTGTCCATCGGCTACCTGCCCCAGGAGCCTCAGCTCAATCCCGAGCACACCGTGCGCCAGGCTGTGGAAGAAGCCATGGCCGAGGTGAACAATGCCAAGGCCCGCCTGGAAGAGGTTTACGCAGCTTACGCAGAAGAGGATGCGGACTTTGACGCCCTGGCTGCCGAGCAAGGTGAGCTGGAGGCCATCATCGCTGCTGCGGGTACGGACTCCGAGCATCAGCTGGAAATCGCTGCGGATGCGCTGCGCCTGCCGGCATGGGACGCTATCGTGGGTCAGCTCTCCGGTGGTGAGAAGCGCCGCGTTGCCCTGTGCAAGCTGCTGCTGTCCAAGCCTGACATGCTGCTGCTGGACGAGCCGACCAACCACTTGGACGCCGAGTCCGTGGACTGGCTGGAGCAGTTCCTGCACCGCTTCAGCGGCACCGTGGTGGCCATTACCCACGATCGCTACTTCCTGGACAATGCTGCGGAATGGATTCTGGAACTGGACCGTGGCCATGGCATCCCCTACAAGGGCAACTACTCCGACTGGCTGATCCAGAAGGGTAACCGCCTGGAAGCCGAGCAAAAGGGCGAAGAAGCCCGTGCCAAGGCCTTGAAGAAGGAACTGGAGTGGGTGCGCCAGAATGCCAAGGGTCGTCAGGCCAAGTCCAAGGCCCGTATTGCGCGCTTTGAAGAGCTGAGCGACTACGAATACCAGCAGCGCAATGAAACACAGGAAATCTTCATTCCTGTGGCCGAGCGACTGGGCTCCAAGGTCATCGAGTTCACCAATGTCTCCAAGTCCTTTGGCGACCGCATGCTGATCGACAACCTTTCGATGAACATTCCCGCTGGTGCCATCGTCGGCATCATCGGACCGAATGGTGCAGGTAAGTCGACTCTGTTCAAGCTGATCGCGGGTAAGGAGCAGCCTGATTCAGGTACGGTGGACATCGGCCAGACTGTGAAGATGGCCTTTGTGGACCAGCACCGTGATGAACTGGCCAATGAAAAGACCGTGTGGGAAGACATCTCCGGCGGTTTGGACATGATCACCGTGGGCAAGTTCACGATGGCGTCGCGCGCTTACGCGGGCCGCTTCAACTTCAACGGCCAAGACCAGCAAAAGAAGGTCGGCAACCTCTCCGGTGGTGAGCGCGGTCGCCTGCACCTGGCCAAGACGCTGATTCAAGGCGGCAACGTGCTGCTGTTGGACGAGCCCTCCAATGACTTGGACGTGGAAACCCTGCGTGCGCTGGAAGACGCGCTGCTGGAATATGCCGGTACCGTGATGGTCATCTCGCATGACCGCTGGTTCCTGGACCGTATTGCCACGCATATCCTGGCCGCCGAAGGCGATTCCCAGTGGGTATTCTTTGATGGCAACTACCAGGAGTACGAAGCCGATAAGAAGAAACGACTGGGTGAAGAAGGTGCTGCGCCCAAGCGTATGCGTTACAAGGCGTTGAAGTAA